The following proteins are co-located in the Acidimicrobiia bacterium genome:
- a CDS encoding acetoacetate decarboxylase family protein has protein sequence MGCVRKTLALAAGGAAVGYGLTRLVRSRTTDDNDGGFFGDATAKPERVDVGSAEIDLPILYHRTDCSFGVFSADAEATRALLPSDRLHPVLLRGGRAAVAVVSYNYIETGVGPYGEIGIAALCTLDTGAPPVVPLLRESGHPGFGAFVLHLPVTTRIARDAGRELWGYPKFVADMAFDFRPETHSVDLSEAGEDILSFSVQRRGRLLQDRKPLVTFSESDGALVRTEIALRSAYHVGLGGSFGRLELGDHPVAKELKDLDLSSEPVATKSYVSHAAILPRGEVIGATDRAYDGFQGASVESGRHTVRYADGIERVVTEASAGRSSTTG, from the coding sequence ATGGGATGTGTTCGCAAGACCCTCGCCCTGGCCGCCGGTGGAGCCGCCGTGGGCTACGGCCTCACCCGCCTGGTGCGCTCGCGCACCACCGACGACAACGACGGCGGTTTCTTCGGTGACGCCACCGCGAAGCCGGAACGCGTCGACGTCGGATCCGCCGAGATCGACCTGCCGATCCTCTACCACCGCACCGACTGCTCGTTCGGTGTGTTCTCCGCCGACGCCGAGGCCACGCGGGCTCTTCTCCCCTCTGATCGCCTGCACCCCGTTCTTCTCCGCGGCGGCCGGGCGGCGGTCGCGGTCGTGTCGTACAACTACATCGAGACCGGCGTCGGGCCCTACGGAGAGATCGGCATCGCTGCCCTGTGCACGCTCGACACGGGGGCGCCCCCGGTCGTGCCGCTGCTGCGGGAGTCGGGCCACCCGGGATTCGGTGCTTTCGTGCTCCACCTCCCGGTGACGACCCGCATCGCCCGCGACGCCGGCCGCGAGTTGTGGGGCTACCCCAAGTTCGTGGCCGACATGGCGTTCGACTTCCGTCCCGAGACCCACTCCGTGGATCTGAGCGAGGCCGGCGAGGACATCCTCTCGTTCTCGGTCCAACGACGCGGACGGCTCCTCCAGGACCGGAAGCCCCTCGTGACCTTCTCGGAGAGCGACGGCGCACTCGTTCGTACCGAGATCGCCCTTCGCAGCGCCTACCACGTCGGCCTCGGCGGTTCGTTCGGGCGCCTCGAGTTGGGGGACCACCCGGTGGCCAAGGAGCTGAAGGATCTCGACCTCTCGTCGGAACCCGTCGCCACGAAGAGCTACGTGTCGCACGCGGCGATCCTGCCCCGCGGCGAGGTGATCGGCGCGACGGACCGGGCCTACGACGGATTCCAGGGAGCGTCGGTCGAGTCGGGGCGTCACACGGTCCGCTACGCAGACGGTATCGAGCGTGTCGTCACGGAGGCGTCGGCCGGCCGATCGTCCACCACGGGGTAG
- a CDS encoding toll/interleukin-1 receptor domain-containing protein, which yields MARDVFICHSSDDADTANAIVAGLEAEGVSCWIAPRDVPTGLPYASGIVNGIRSAKMMLFVSSDAANRSPHIERELERAVHRNIPILPVRIEDTALSDSLEYFISTPHWFEAHDAPIDKALPALVADVRRILGETEGGDDIPPPPVAAPAKHSKRTGLIAGGAAALVLVLAVAGWLLLSSDDSASAGELFLEPASEQGDDPFTSSFAAFEPDGGELTDPPGSDDSGSAELTSATGSDPGLYGGSNELAVCDSAQLVAFLDDEAEKASAFAGVLGIEPDGIGDYVAGLTPLVLREDVRVTNHGFESGSATSFQAVLQTGTAVLVDDLGVPRVKCNCGNPLTSPDDIRGDVTYAGTAWPGYDPALSIVVIAADSPVQSFEVANLTGPPEILGAVDVGGGVSGATLDDGILWSSVYAESGGATASSSVVRTEPESGEVGSPVPVDGALVDLASGDGQLWALTLLEPVDFPKGISGRLTALRLDADTGETTASVEVAQEASVGVPGEAHIVVTDNGDVWVRWATSLMRIDADAGAVAETIELPEGSYTDLAASGSILWTGGTDASGTAGQLVRVDTADGSAEPVPVGSAVSAVAAASSGDAWVGLGEENPDPQSEAERGLLAGSGSVVLVGESGPVGEPVPLENPVSELASDGEIVWGADLVGGSVVRIVPAAGTVEAVTPGSPPAALTAGGGDAYAGVGTEVLEIAPFEAAEVPAGSARQAPAEPVGSASPEEAARAWIEEMDLVDVGACDAVFEAPDAATNAGPSDVCIGAVNDAPGGGAHVHVSFVSTYGEDAVTLYATETDGVWTADVSACDQFLTFAYEGPTPPGFQSPDGTLDETACRDFAGGDGGSEGGEAMTQDRASVCGEYGDPGYFECMTFTLDPNDCPAGTSPQWVGPGEGACLP from the coding sequence ATGGCCCGAGACGTCTTCATCTGCCACTCGTCGGACGACGCCGACACCGCCAACGCCATCGTGGCGGGCCTCGAAGCCGAAGGTGTGAGCTGCTGGATCGCGCCGCGCGACGTGCCGACCGGCCTTCCGTACGCCTCGGGCATCGTCAACGGAATCCGCTCGGCGAAGATGATGCTCTTCGTGTCCTCGGATGCGGCCAACCGCTCTCCGCACATCGAGCGCGAGCTCGAGCGCGCGGTCCACCGCAACATCCCCATCCTCCCCGTGAGGATCGAGGACACCGCGCTCAGCGACTCACTCGAGTACTTCATCAGCACACCGCACTGGTTCGAGGCCCACGACGCACCGATCGACAAGGCGCTCCCGGCACTCGTTGCCGACGTCCGGCGGATTCTCGGCGAGACGGAGGGAGGCGACGACATTCCGCCGCCGCCTGTCGCCGCCCCGGCAAAGCACTCGAAGAGGACCGGGCTGATCGCAGGCGGGGCGGCCGCACTCGTTCTCGTGCTGGCGGTGGCAGGATGGCTCCTGCTGTCGTCGGACGACTCGGCGTCGGCCGGCGAGCTGTTCCTCGAGCCGGCCTCGGAACAGGGCGACGATCCCTTCACATCGAGCTTCGCGGCCTTCGAGCCCGACGGTGGTGAGCTCACCGATCCACCCGGGAGTGACGACTCCGGTTCGGCCGAGCTCACCTCGGCGACGGGCTCCGACCCGGGTCTCTACGGAGGGAGCAACGAGCTCGCCGTGTGCGACTCGGCGCAGCTCGTGGCCTTCCTCGACGACGAGGCCGAGAAGGCATCGGCGTTCGCCGGGGTCCTCGGTATCGAGCCCGACGGGATCGGCGATTACGTCGCCGGGCTGACCCCGCTGGTCCTCCGCGAGGACGTGCGGGTCACGAATCACGGCTTCGAGTCGGGGTCGGCCACGTCGTTCCAGGCGGTTCTCCAGACGGGTACCGCTGTCCTGGTCGACGACCTCGGTGTGCCGAGGGTGAAGTGCAACTGCGGGAACCCGCTCACATCACCCGACGACATCCGGGGGGACGTGACGTACGCCGGGACCGCCTGGCCCGGCTACGACCCCGCGCTGTCGATCGTCGTGATCGCCGCCGACAGCCCGGTTCAGTCGTTCGAGGTGGCGAATCTCACGGGGCCTCCGGAGATCCTCGGAGCCGTCGACGTCGGCGGCGGCGTGAGCGGCGCCACGCTCGACGACGGGATCCTGTGGAGCAGCGTCTATGCCGAGAGCGGCGGTGCGACCGCGTCGAGCAGCGTCGTTCGTACGGAGCCGGAGTCGGGTGAGGTCGGTTCCCCGGTGCCCGTCGACGGCGCTCTCGTCGATCTGGCCTCCGGCGACGGTCAGCTCTGGGCGTTGACGCTCCTGGAGCCCGTCGACTTCCCCAAGGGGATCAGCGGGCGGCTCACGGCCCTGCGCCTCGACGCCGACACCGGCGAGACGACGGCCTCGGTGGAGGTGGCGCAGGAGGCGAGCGTCGGCGTCCCGGGAGAGGCACACATCGTCGTGACCGACAACGGAGACGTCTGGGTCCGTTGGGCGACGTCGTTGATGCGGATCGACGCGGATGCCGGAGCGGTGGCCGAGACGATCGAGCTCCCCGAGGGCTCCTACACCGACCTGGCGGCGTCGGGCTCGATCCTGTGGACGGGTGGAACCGACGCGTCGGGCACCGCCGGCCAGCTCGTGCGGGTCGACACCGCCGACGGCTCCGCCGAGCCCGTCCCGGTGGGTAGCGCCGTGTCGGCGGTCGCGGCCGCGTCCAGCGGCGACGCGTGGGTCGGCCTCGGTGAGGAGAACCCGGATCCCCAGTCGGAGGCCGAGCGCGGCCTGCTGGCGGGGTCGGGGAGTGTCGTGCTCGTCGGTGAGAGCGGCCCGGTCGGTGAGCCGGTGCCACTCGAGAATCCCGTGTCGGAGCTGGCGTCCGACGGAGAGATCGTGTGGGGAGCAGACCTCGTCGGTGGCTCGGTGGTCCGGATCGTCCCGGCGGCGGGGACGGTCGAGGCCGTCACACCCGGGTCTCCGCCCGCGGCCCTCACGGCGGGGGGAGGCGACGCCTACGCCGGCGTCGGTACCGAGGTGCTCGAGATCGCCCCGTTCGAGGCCGCCGAGGTGCCGGCCGGCTCCGCACGACAGGCCCCCGCCGAGCCGGTCGGTTCGGCAAGCCCCGAGGAGGCTGCCCGGGCGTGGATCGAGGAGATGGACCTCGTCGACGTCGGTGCGTGTGACGCGGTGTTCGAGGCACCCGACGCCGCCACCAACGCCGGCCCCTCTGACGTCTGCATCGGCGCCGTCAACGACGCACCCGGTGGTGGAGCGCACGTGCACGTCTCGTTCGTCAGCACCTACGGCGAGGACGCGGTGACCCTGTACGCCACCGAGACCGACGGCGTGTGGACCGCCGACGTCTCGGCCTGCGACCAGTTCCTGACGTTCGCCTACGAAGGCCCCACGCCTCCCGGCTTCCAGAGCCCCGACGGCACACTCGACGAAACGGCCTGCCGGGACTTCGCAGGCGGTGACGGCGGGTCCGAGGGTGGTGAGGCGATGACACAGGACCGGGCCTCCGTGTGCGGCGAGTACGGCGACCCCGGATACTTCGAGTGCATGACCTTCACCCTCGACCCGAACGACTGCCCGGCCGGCACCTCGCCGCAGTGGGTGGGGCCCGGCGAGGGAGCGTGCCTCCCCTGA